DNA from Actinoplanes sp. SE50/110:
CTGCTGCTCGACGGCCGGGATCCGATCGGCATGCCCGGCCGCTAGGAAGACGGTGGCGATGCATGCCGCCGTCTCGGAGTGCTCGACGCTTTCTCCCGTGGGCAGGATTCTCAGTGCGTGTATGGCAAGTAGATCGGCATGGTCGGCGTCCCGAACCTCGAGGTAGCCCTGAGCTACGACGGCGAGGGCGTGGGCACGCTCGCCAGGCTCCGCGGCCCGGCCAGCCAGCCGGGAGGCCAGCCGTAGGCGCTGGCTCGCCACGAGCGCTGCGGTGACCTCCTGCAGGATGTCACCCTGCAGCTCCTCGGCGAGCCGGGCTGCGAGCTCTCCCGTCCCATCCTCATCACTCGCCTCTGTGTCGGCGCGCGGCTTTCCGGTGGCAAGCCGGGCGAGCTGGCTGAGCGCTTCCCTGCGAGTCTCTTTGTCACCGATGCGCCGGATCCGCTTCTCGGCCCCCTCGAGATCACCCAACTCCGCCTCGGCGCACGCAACTAACGCCAGGTCCTCGTCCGCCCGCTCCGGATCGGTGGTCTGGCGTGACGCGGTGTCGGCGGCCGTGGCCACCCGCAACGCCGCCCTAACGTCACCCACTGTGGCCAGAATCCGCGCGGCCCTTGCAAGTATCACGCCAGCCTCGTCAAGGTCGAGCGGATCGACCTCTGTGGCATCGAAGTCAGGCTCGTCGACGTCGAAATCGGTGCCGGTCAGCCGGCGCTCAACTGCGAACAACGCGGCTCGCCGGGCCACCTGTGGCCGGTTCTGTTCGATGGCGGCCTCGGCGAGTTGAAGGGCGACGTAGGCCTCCTGGACCGGATCATCAAGGAGGTCGACGGCCTGCATGGCGGCACTCTCCCAACCGCCCTCGGCGATCGCGGAGGCGACCGAAACGAGGGCGTCGTCGGGCACGCGTCGCAGGCTCCGCGTCATCAAAGCGTCGTCGGCCATACGGGCAGCCAGGATCGCCAGGTGGGCGTACCCTTTCGGGCCGGTTTCGCTGGCGAGCCGTTCCGCCTCCTCGAGCACGCCCGGGCCACGAGGGTCACCGCGCGACATGAGCCGGGCTCCAACGGCCGCGACCCTGCCCACCTGCTCGGCGGCTGTCGGCAGGGTGCGCGCCAGCGCCAGCGCCCGGTCCGGGCGGTCGGCATCGACGAGCAGGTCGCAGAGGTCGTTGACGGGACTCAGCCGGTGCGCGGCGCGGGCCAGCCGTGCGGCCAGCGCTTCGGCGTCGGCGAATGACCCCGCCTCAACGCAGATCGCCAGCACGGGTCGACCGGCGTCGGCCGGGTCGGCCGTGCGCAACAGGGCTGTTTCGGCCTCCTGGTAGCTCCCAGCCCGGGCTAAACAGCGAGCAAGGGTTGCCAGGATGGTTTCGCTCAGGTGTGGATTCTCCGCGGCTAGTTCCAGCACGCGCCGGTGAAGGGTCGGGCTGATCGGGTGGCCGGCGGCGTCAGCGATCGTCAAATCGGCGAGCCCGCGTACCTGGGCGTCTCGTATCTCGGCGGCCACTTCCTGGGCTTCCGAAATCCGGCCGTCCTCGCACAGCCCCTCGATGACCTGGTAAAACGCAGCTTCACGGACGCCGGGGTGCCGGAACTGCCGGGCGTAGGTCGCGCCGCGTAGCCGGGCATACCGGATCACTACCTCAATGCCGTTCGCGCACTTCTCGGCGGCGAAGCCGATGACGCCGTCAGCTTCGTCCGTTTGCCCGGCGGCGAGCAGGGCGGTGGCCACCGAGTGCAACGCCACCTCGCGCTCCGGGTCCGGCAGGTCCGAGGCCACGTAGGCTGCTATATCCGGCCGGCCGGCATGCAGCAACGCGTCGATCATTGACTGCTGGAGTTCCGTCCGTTGCGGACTCCGTTCCAGGGCGTCGATCAGGTTCAGCCCCCGTCCGGGCTGGCCCAGCAGCGCCCAGACCGCGGGCAACTCCGGCGGCATATGCAGGTTGGGTGACGTCAATTCCCAGCGGATCCTGGCCAGCTGCGCGGCGCTGCGCAAATCGGGATCTCGCTGAAGTTGCCACAAGGCCTGGGCGGAAACGACCTCCGTCAACGCCGGGCCGTCGCCACCCAGTTCGTCTCGCATACGGGCGTGCCGGCTGGTGTCCCGTGCAAGCTCGGTAAGCGGACCCACCTCACCAGCGTCAGCGAGACGCTTGCCGTACCGGGCGAGCAGAAAAAACGGTGTCTCGGCCGGCCATCGCAGGGACCGGTACGCGCGGGCCCAGTCGTCAATCCGTGCGCGATACTGTCTCATCTTGGATGCGCCGAGCACCTCGCTGGCCCCCAGGCGCAGGGAGTCGTGGCTGAACGCGAAACCGGTACCGCCGTCCGGGAACGCAGTGAGCACGAGTGTGCGGCCGGCGCCGTTGACCAGCGTCTCACGCACCTTCTCTGCTTCCGCCCCGCTGAGCTCGGCGACTTCCGCAATGCTGAGGCCTCCCTCCGAGGCGACAGCGAAACCGAGCACATCCGTCGCCAATGACCCCATACCGAGCAGGGTGTCGAGCTCCAGCCGCGCCGCGCGCTGCAGGCGAGCGGCCCGAGCCGAGCCGGACAAACGGCGGACTCGGCAGCTGAGCGCGGGATGGTCTACTACATCGGTCGGCTGATCGAGCTGGTGACGGCTGGCCAGAATGACACGCAGGACCGGAGACGGGTCGGCCGGGAGCAGGCTGAGGATGCTCGGCAGCCGCGTGGCCCGGCTCCGGCTCTGATCCTCGTCGATGCCGTCGACCACCAGGGCCAAGCGCCGGCCCGTCGCGGCCGCGTGCTTCACCGCGCGGTCAAGCAGATCCGTCCGGTCGAGGTGCAGAAGGCTGGGGTTCACCGTCCCGGGGTCGGTCGTTGCCAGATAGGCCTGCAGTTGTGCGCGGAGTACCTGTTCGAACGCGAAACTGTCGTTCCAAGACGCTTGGCCGCCCCGAATGAAGAAGTGCAGCACGTCGACCCGCTCGGGCGGGTGCAACACGAAGAAGCCGAGCAGTGCGGTCTTGCCGGCCCACGGCTCGCCTTCCCACCGCATGTAAGGCTCGTCTCCAAAGCAAAACTCCGCCAACTCAGCCAATTCCTCATCGCGGTCCTCGAGCGTGGCCGGCGTCAGCTCGCGTACGTGCCCGAGCATCGCCTCTGGGCGTACGGCCTCGCCGTCGGCACCGTAGGAGATGAAGTAATAAAAGTTTTGAGTATTGTCGTCGCCCTGCTGGAAGTGGCTGCTTGAGGAAATGTTGCCGTTCATTCGGTGGACGGTCTCATGAAGACGTTCTGCTGATTGTTTGAGCCGATCTGGAACCCGCTGCTGTGGTGCACCGAGACCGTGTAATGATCGCCGTCAGCCCGGGCTTCCTGCACGATGTGCTCGAGTTCGGCCGCCAGGTGAGCATCGATAGACACCGCCTTCAGCACTTGGGCCTGCAGGAGCACGCGAGACGCATCGTCAGCTGGGTCGCGAGCTAGCTCCTCCACTGCCTCGGTGACCTGGCGGCCGCGCCTCGAGGCAACGAGCCGAGCCAGGAGCTGGCGGCCCCAGGCGACGGTCGCGGTGCTGCCACTGTCGACGGCGGCATCCGTGGCCCGCTGTGCCATCGCACCGCCGTACGCAGCGACCGCGGCCGACACGTAGGGCATCACCGCAGCCGACAACTCGTCAAGATCCATACCGTCACCAATCCATCACGCGGCGCCACTGACCCGACTGTATACAGTGCGTCGAGCCGGGATCACTCGTACGACCGGGCGCAGGTATCGGGCGCCCGGCCGCTTCCGGTCCTGGTATTCGCCATGGGCGGTCATCGGTCATGTCCCGGCGGAAGCAGATGCCTACCGGGTCGGCGCGGTTGGCGGTGCGGCGGGCGTCGAGAACTGGCATAAGTTCTTGGCGGGTCGACGGAGAGCCCGTCAACCGTCGCGTCGACCCTATCGAGACTCGCGCTCCGGAGTGCGAGCCGCCGTCGTACCGGCCTGAGGCTTACAGCATGACCCCACCGGCCTGGCCGAACTTCGTCGCGTCCAGGTGCACTGCACTGCCGTTGGCCGCAGCCTTTGCAACGGCGGCGATCACGATCGCGGTAAGCGCTGGGGCGTCTGTGGGTACCTGGTGGCCGACGCTGTCAGCGAGGATCAGTGGGCAACCGAGTTGCCGGGCAAGGATCCGCTGGTAGGTGTCCCACAGGTCGGCATGGACCGGGCTGACGAGGTCAGGCCACAGCCGGGCGTCACCTTGCAGCACTACGGCGGGGACGTCTGGCAGGGTGGCGTTCAAGATCTCTACTTCGCCGGTGAGGAAGTCAATTTCGGTGGCGTCCGGGCCGTCCCCGTCGACGAGCCGGCTGTCTGCGGGGTTGATGCGCTGCCGGGGGATAGATGCGTCAACGAAGACCAGGCCGACAACCCGGTGCGGGTATCGGGCGGCGTACATGCGGGCGATGTTCCCGCCGAACGAATGCCCGACGATCACCGCTGGCTCCGACAGCCCTGCGCTGTCGAGTAGGGCTGCCAGCTCGTCGGCGAACCGGCTGTGCGGTAAGGGCGGATTCGGTGCTGACCGCGGGTCTGCACTGCCGATTCCGGGCCGGGTGTAGGTGAAGGCACGCAGCTGGCCCAGGTGGTCAAGCACTGGCTTCCAGGCCTCGGCGCCGCAGCCGAGCTGAGAGATGAACACGACAAGCGGGTCGGGTCCTTGAGCGCTGTAGGCCGTCACTCGTTCGAGACTAGTACTCCAGCAGGAGATCCGTTTCAGGGTTCCGTGAGTGCTTGGCGGGCGTAGTGGCTGGTCCTGGCGGCGGATTGATGACGGCGGCGATAGATTGACCAGGCAATGACGTCGACGACGCGTCTGCCGGGTTCGATGACCAGAGCGTGGAACAGCCGGCGGAGTTCGTTGACGGTGATCACGATCAGGCCGTCCGGGCTCGTGGTGCTGGCCGTGGTCGCGGCGGCGAGGAATGCGTGGGCGGCGATGACCAGGGTGGTCCAGCGGTGCCAGGCTTTCCAGCGGCGGTGCTGGTGCTGATCCAGTCCGAGTCCGCTTTTGGTTGCTTGGAACGACTCCTCAATGCTCCAGCGTCTTCCGGCGACGGCGACCAGGTGGTGCAGCGCGACGAGTTGCGGTGACCAGCAGCGGTAGAACGCCAGTTCACCGGTGGTCCGGTTGCGGCGAATCAGTAGCCAGTGATGGCCTTGGTGCGGGTCAGCTGCGTGCGGCAGGGTGATGAAAGCCCAGTCGTAGTAGCGGTGGCCTTTCGCGCCGTTGCCGGCCGATATCCGCTGCCATGCGTGTTTCGGTAGTCCGGCGGCGATCTGGTCGGCCCGCTGGACGCCGAGGCCGGTCGGTGCTCGGTGTGAGCAGGCGACCGCGAGGACGTAGCCGAGCTGATGCCGGCGTAGTGCGGTGGCCAGCTGCGGGTCACCGCCGTAAGCTTCGTCGCCGGCGACCCACCGGCATGGCAGCCCGCCAGCTACTGCGGTCTCGATCAAGCGGCGTGCCAGCTCCGGTTTCGTAGCGAACGTGACGGCGCCAGGAACCCCTGCCTCTGCCCGTCGCTGAGGGTCGTCGATCCAGGATTTCGGCAGGTAGAGAGCAACGTCGACCAGGCTGTGCCCGAGTGGGGAAGCGTATGACAGGTGCACCGCGAGCTGGCAGTTCTCGATCTTCCCGGCGGTTCCGGAGTATTGCCGTTGCACGCCGACAGTGTGGGTGCCTTTCTTAAGATCGCCGGTCTCGTCGACCAGCAGCACCCCGTCCGGGTGCCCGAGACGGGCCGCCACGAAGTCGCGCACATCGGCCCGCACCAGGGCGTCGTCCCAACTGGCACGGCTGATCAGATCCTGCATCCCGCCCGGACCGTCGTCGCCGGCGTGCTCGGCAATCGTCCAGCAGTTCTTCGTCGGCAACGGTGCGAGCAGCCCGGCAACGAAGTCACGGACCCGGCGCCGGGGTTCGGGTCGGGCGAAACGTGCCTCGATCGTGTTCATCAGCTCGCTGAACAGCTCAGACCATCGTTGAGCGTCTACTCTGTAGGCGGCAGCCACCGCCGCATCTTGGGTCCACACAACCTTCAAGACTTGGCGGTGGCTGCTTGCTGTCCACGGACAAAACCACACCATCACAGCAGCTCAGAACGGATCTCCTGCTGGAGTACTAGGGTCAGGTTATGGATTCCGACAGCATCGGCGACGTGATTGAGGTCAGCACCGCTACCGGGACTGAGCAGGAGGCGCTTGAGCTTGCGAAGCAAGCTGTGAAGGCGCGGCTTGCTGCCGGGGCGCAAATTAGCGGCCCAGCGAAGTCGGTGTTCTGGCACCTGGGAGAGTTCGGCGTCGGCGAGGAGTGGCGACTGGTGCTGCGAACACATGCCAGCCGGTTTGAGCCGCTTAAGGCCATGCTGGTGGAGCGCCATCCGTGGAAAAACCCGGAGGTACTTGCGCTGCGGGTAGCCGCCGGGTCCAGCGAATACTTGGTCTGGATAACGTCCACCGTCGGCGGGGCTGCCGACTAG
Protein-coding regions in this window:
- a CDS encoding RIP homotypic interaction motif-containing protein; the protein is MDLDELSAAVMPYVSAAVAAYGGAMAQRATDAAVDSGSTATVAWGRQLLARLVASRRGRQVTEAVEELARDPADDASRVLLQAQVLKAVSIDAHLAAELEHIVQEARADGDHYTVSVHHSSGFQIGSNNQQNVFMRPSTE
- a CDS encoding alpha/beta fold hydrolase; amino-acid sequence: MTAYSAQGPDPLVVFISQLGCGAEAWKPVLDHLGQLRAFTYTRPGIGSADPRSAPNPPLPHSRFADELAALLDSAGLSEPAVIVGHSFGGNIARMYAARYPHRVVGLVFVDASIPRQRINPADSRLVDGDGPDATEIDFLTGEVEILNATLPDVPAVVLQGDARLWPDLVSPVHADLWDTYQRILARQLGCPLILADSVGHQVPTDAPALTAIVIAAVAKAAANGSAVHLDATKFGQAGGVML
- a CDS encoding IS701 family transposase; protein product: MNTIEARFARPEPRRRVRDFVAGLLAPLPTKNCWTIAEHAGDDGPGGMQDLISRASWDDALVRADVRDFVAARLGHPDGVLLVDETGDLKKGTHTVGVQRQYSGTAGKIENCQLAVHLSYASPLGHSLVDVALYLPKSWIDDPQRRAEAGVPGAVTFATKPELARRLIETAVAGGLPCRWVAGDEAYGGDPQLATALRRHQLGYVLAVACSHRAPTGLGVQRADQIAAGLPKHAWQRISAGNGAKGHRYYDWAFITLPHAADPHQGHHWLLIRRNRTTGELAFYRCWSPQLVALHHLVAVAGRRWSIEESFQATKSGLGLDQHQHRRWKAWHRWTTLVIAAHAFLAAATTASTTSPDGLIVITVNELRRLFHALVIEPGRRVVDVIAWSIYRRRHQSAARTSHYARQALTEP
- the cutA gene encoding divalent-cation tolerance protein CutA translates to MDSDSIGDVIEVSTATGTEQEALELAKQAVKARLAAGAQISGPAKSVFWHLGEFGVGEEWRLVLRTHASRFEPLKAMLVERHPWKNPEVLALRVAAGSSEYLVWITSTVGGAAD